Proteins encoded by one window of Rhodobacteraceae bacterium IMCC1335:
- a CDS encoding NAD-dependent epimerase/dehydratase family protein, which translates to MHIFITGIAGFIGANAAEQLLKAGHRVTGIDNLNDYYDPQLKQARLAPLTRHSNFRFHHAAVEDPDVLKNLFEANGFDAVIHLAAQAGVRYSIENPRSYLNSNLIGTFELLEAARAHPPKHMLLASTSSAYGANEAMPYQETQRADHQMSFYAATKKSTEAMAHSYAHLYHLPITMFRFFTVYGPWGRPDMALFKFTDAILNDRPIDVYNHGNMRRDFTYVDDLVQALILLIETPPSDTPVTAEDSLSPVAPHRVLNIGNNAPVALEEFIAAIETATGRSATRNLMDMQAGDVPATWADTSLLQALTGYQPKTDIQTGVRKFVYWYNSYYS; encoded by the coding sequence ATGCATATTTTTATCACCGGCATTGCAGGTTTTATTGGTGCAAACGCTGCCGAGCAATTGTTGAAGGCTGGGCACCGCGTGACGGGTATTGATAATTTAAACGATTATTATGACCCGCAATTGAAGCAGGCTCGGCTTGCGCCATTGACCAGACATTCCAATTTTCGGTTTCATCACGCCGCGGTTGAAGACCCGGATGTGCTTAAAAACCTATTTGAAGCCAATGGTTTTGATGCAGTGATCCATTTGGCTGCGCAGGCCGGCGTGCGCTATTCAATCGAAAATCCCCGCAGCTACCTTAACAGCAATTTGATCGGTACGTTCGAACTGTTAGAGGCCGCCCGCGCCCATCCGCCCAAACATATGTTGCTGGCCTCCACCTCTTCTGCCTATGGCGCCAATGAGGCGATGCCCTATCAAGAAACGCAGCGCGCCGATCATCAAATGTCGTTTTACGCCGCCACCAAAAAATCAACCGAGGCAATGGCTCATTCATACGCGCATCTATACCACTTACCGATCACGATGTTTCGGTTCTTTACCGTCTACGGTCCTTGGGGGCGCCCCGATATGGCGCTTTTTAAATTCACCGACGCTATTTTGAACGATCGACCCATTGATGTGTATAATCATGGCAATATGCGCCGTGATTTCACCTATGTGGATGATTTGGTGCAAGCGCTGATACTTTTGATCGAAACCCCGCCTTCAGACACACCAGTAACGGCAGAGGACAGCCTGTCGCCTGTTGCGCCGCATCGGGTGCTCAATATTGGCAACAATGCGCCCGTCGCATTGGAAGAATTTATTGCTGCGATCGAAACCGCCACTGGGCGCTCTGCAACGCGCAATTTGATGGATATGCAAGCAGGCGACGTGCCCGCGACCTGGGCCGATACAAGCCTTTTGCAAGCCCTCACCGGGTACCAACCGAAAACAGACATTCAGACCGGTGTCCGAAAATTTGTTTACTGGTATAACAGCTATTACAGTTAG
- a CDS encoding C4-dicarboxylate ABC transporter substrate-binding protein gives MKTLMPKLFVFAIAGALATETLAEEWNVSVWGKRRAFTEHIHKLGELLDQKTNGEFTLNISYGGLSKNKENLDGISIGAFEMAQFCAGYHADKNRVVTVLELPFLGVENLAQEVAVSAAVYAHPAATEEMAQWNAKLLMTSPMPQYNLVGTGEPRTALSDFEGMRVRATGGLGKAFAAAGSVPTSVTATEAYQAMESGVVDTVAFAQHAHLSFGTINQADWWTANLNPGTVNCPVVVNIDAYESLSDAHREALDGSVQEALDHYVANYGELLAKWDSVLAEKGVTKVEISADVIDAFRAKAADPIRDAWIADMEAQGLPGQELYDLVMSTLAEAKAAN, from the coding sequence ATGAAAACGTTAATGCCTAAATTATTTGTCTTTGCCATCGCGGGCGCGTTGGCAACGGAAACATTGGCAGAAGAATGGAACGTATCGGTGTGGGGAAAACGCCGTGCCTTCACAGAGCATATTCATAAATTGGGCGAATTGCTTGATCAAAAGACAAACGGCGAATTCACGCTGAATATCAGCTATGGTGGTTTGTCCAAAAACAAAGAAAACCTCGATGGAATTAGTATTGGCGCGTTTGAAATGGCGCAGTTCTGCGCCGGTTATCATGCCGATAAAAACCGCGTCGTGACCGTTTTGGAACTGCCCTTTTTGGGCGTTGAAAATCTAGCGCAAGAAGTGGCGGTTTCTGCTGCTGTTTATGCGCATCCCGCCGCCACCGAAGAAATGGCGCAGTGGAATGCGAAGCTGCTGATGACTTCACCGATGCCACAATATAACTTGGTCGGCACGGGCGAGCCCAGAACCGCGCTGAGTGATTTTGAAGGCATGCGGGTGCGCGCCACTGGCGGTTTGGGAAAAGCCTTCGCTGCTGCGGGCAGCGTTCCAACATCGGTGACGGCAACAGAAGCCTATCAAGCGATGGAATCTGGCGTTGTTGACACGGTGGCCTTTGCGCAGCACGCGCATTTGTCTTTCGGTACAATCAACCAAGCCGATTGGTGGACGGCGAATTTGAACCCCGGCACGGTGAATTGCCCCGTCGTGGTCAATATTGATGCCTATGAGTCTTTGTCAGACGCGCATCGCGAAGCGTTGGATGGATCTGTGCAGGAAGCGCTTGATCATTACGTAGCCAATTATGGTGAGTTGTTGGCCAAATGGGATTCCGTCTTGGCTGAGAAAGGCGTGACAAAAGTTGAGATTAGTGCCGATGTAATCGATGCGTTCCGCGCCAAAGCAGCGGATCCGATCCGCGATGCTTGGATCGCAGACATGGAAGCTCAGGGGCTGCCAGGTCAAGAGCTCTATGATCTGGTGATGTCCACTTTGGCAGAGGCCAAAGCGGCCAATTAA
- a CDS encoding TRAP transporter small permease subunit produces MAGSAAVLEDSSLLSRLDRALLPIERFCALISGLAIFSLMFLAAYSVTGRKFFASPLAGYVDYIEAAMPVIAIMGVSYVQRDGTHIRMDMLVSALKGRVLWLFELLSVLLILVLMMALTWGAWEHFDRSFDCARPLCSRDSSVDIGIPVWPSKLIVPVAFAVLCLRLLLQAFGYGRALIFGLENPVAVPLTLSVAEQAKLEAQALEGAD; encoded by the coding sequence ATGGCAGGATCTGCGGCGGTACTAGAAGATTCAAGCCTTCTGAGCCGGCTTGATCGCGCTTTGCTTCCGATTGAGCGATTTTGCGCCTTGATTAGCGGGCTGGCGATTTTTTCATTGATGTTTTTGGCAGCTTATTCGGTGACAGGTCGTAAATTTTTCGCCTCTCCCTTAGCGGGCTATGTTGATTACATCGAAGCAGCAATGCCCGTCATCGCGATCATGGGCGTCTCTTACGTGCAACGTGATGGTACCCATATCCGCATGGACATGCTGGTCTCGGCCTTAAAAGGGCGCGTGCTTTGGCTGTTTGAGCTGCTATCTGTATTATTGATTTTGGTCTTGATGATGGCTCTTACTTGGGGAGCATGGGAGCATTTTGATCGCTCTTTTGACTGCGCCCGCCCTTTATGTAGCCGTGACAGCTCAGTTGATATCGGCATTCCAGTCTGGCCCTCAAAGCTTATTGTTCCCGTGGCCTTTGCGGTGTTGTGCTTGCGGTTGCTGTTGCAGGCGTTTGGATATGGCCGGGCTTTGATCTTTGGCTTGGAAAACCCGGTTGCCGTACCTTTGACCCTAAGCGTGGCCGAGCAGGCAAAGCTTGAAGCGCAGGCGTTGGAAGGGGCGGATTGA
- a CDS encoding EamA family transporter: protein MFGAIASFTAMAVAGRAVSFQLDTFEIMLFRSVVGAVLVLAFGVYFGQVKEISTRHLPVHLVRNICHFTGQNLWFFAITVVPLAEVFALEFTAPLWVLLLAPLVLGETLSKTRMLAGALGLLGVLLVTRPTPDTLSWGVVAGAMAAIGFAGSIMATKQLTRSETIWTVLFYMTLMQLVFGAVCAGADGDIALPSFSNMPWVVLIACAGLFAHLCLTSALSLAPATVVVPVDLLRLPVIMLVGFSLYGEVIDIYVVLGALVIFGANYINIWIETRAVKPASKGAEPTG, encoded by the coding sequence ATGTTCGGGGCGATTGCAAGCTTTACAGCCATGGCGGTTGCCGGGCGTGCTGTTAGCTTCCAACTTGATACGTTTGAAATCATGCTGTTTCGCAGCGTGGTCGGGGCGGTTTTGGTGCTGGCCTTTGGCGTCTATTTTGGCCAAGTCAAAGAGATCTCAACGCGGCATCTACCCGTTCATCTGGTGCGCAATATCTGCCATTTTACCGGTCAGAATTTATGGTTTTTTGCCATTACTGTGGTGCCGCTGGCCGAGGTATTTGCCTTGGAGTTCACCGCGCCTTTATGGGTTTTACTCTTGGCTCCCTTGGTGCTTGGCGAAACATTGAGCAAAACCCGCATGCTCGCCGGTGCTTTGGGGTTGCTTGGGGTGCTACTGGTCACCCGCCCCACGCCCGATACGCTAAGTTGGGGGGTAGTGGCAGGTGCGATGGCCGCGATTGGATTCGCCGGATCCATTATGGCGACAAAACAATTGACGCGCAGCGAAACCATTTGGACAGTTTTGTTTTACATGACGTTGATGCAGCTGGTCTTTGGGGCTGTTTGCGCGGGCGCTGATGGCGATATCGCATTGCCATCTTTCAGCAACATGCCTTGGGTCGTGCTGATTGCCTGCGCTGGATTATTTGCGCATTTATGCTTGACCAGCGCTTTGTCTTTAGCCCCGGCCACCGTTGTGGTGCCGGTTGATTTATTGCGTTTGCCGGTGATCATGTTGGTCGGCTTTAGCCTATATGGTGAGGTGATTGACATCTATGTGGTGCTTGGAGCTTTGGTGATTTTTGGTGCCAATTATATCAATATTTGGATAGAAACCCGCGCTGTAAAACCGGCCTCTAAAGGCGCCGAGCCAACAGGTTGA
- the modA gene encoding molybdate ABC transporter substrate-binding protein, which produces MVASSVEPEQNIDFTRRETFKAALADGYLAVGHVGSVPAGLYAHQTLTYFDLWSDLAPQILQVDHVRAALRLAQVNEARLAIVYASDLVAQTTVHKVASVPEEAHEPIIYTIGLLSQNSTQAAENFADFFTSLPALEVFYHFGFTPLR; this is translated from the coding sequence GTGGTGGCCAGCAGCGTTGAGCCTGAGCAAAATATTGACTTTACCCGCCGCGAAACCTTCAAAGCCGCTTTAGCAGATGGCTATTTGGCGGTGGGGCATGTGGGCTCCGTGCCCGCGGGCCTCTATGCCCATCAGACGTTAACCTATTTTGATCTCTGGAGCGATTTAGCACCACAGATCCTACAGGTCGATCACGTACGCGCCGCGTTGCGGCTGGCACAGGTGAATGAGGCACGGCTTGCGATCGTCTACGCCTCAGATTTGGTTGCGCAAACCACGGTACATAAAGTGGCGTCAGTGCCCGAAGAAGCGCATGAGCCTATCATTTACACGATCGGTCTTTTGTCTCAAAATTCAACTCAGGCGGCAGAAAATTTTGCGGATTTCTTTACCTCTCTCCCGGCTCTAGAGGTTTTTTATCACTTTGGGTTTACTCCGTTGCGTTAG
- a CDS encoding IS3 family transposase (programmed frameshift): MAGKREKPEEIVSKLRQVEVLQGQGMTIADAVRQIGVTQQTFYRWQKLYAGMGWSQLKRLKELEKENQRLRRAVSDLTLDKLILSEAAKGKLLSPSRRRKCIDHVRQELDVSERRACRALGQHRSTQRKVPQGRADEERLTDDIIELADKYGRYGYRMVTGLLNNAGWHVNHKRVERIWRREGLKVPQKQRKKGRLWLNDGACVRLKPERANHVWSYDFVQDRTADGRPYRTLNIIDEYTKEALMIRVDRKLNSTDVLDALTDLFILRGPPEYIRSDNGPEFIALKVRDWIAAVGAKTAYIEPGSPWENGYCESFNARFRDELLNGELFYSLKEAQILIKKWCIHYNTVRPHSSLGYRPPAPESIVRMDQRPIMH, translated from the exons ATGGCTGGGAAACGAGAGAAGCCCGAAGAGATAGTATCGAAGCTTCGGCAAGTTGAAGTTCTGCAAGGGCAAGGGATGACGATAGCGGATGCGGTGCGCCAGATCGGCGTGACACAACAGACGTTCTATCGATGGCAGAAACTGTATGCCGGGATGGGTTGGTCTCAGCTCAAGCGTCTGAAGGAGCTTGAGAAGGAGAACCAACGGCTGCGGCGGGCGGTGTCCGATCTGACATTGGACAAGCTCATATTGAGCGAAGCTGCGA AGGGGAAACTTCTGAGCCCTTCGCGTCGTCGCAAGTGCATCGATCATGTACGGCAGGAGCTGGACGTGTCTGAGCGTCGTGCCTGCCGCGCCTTGGGGCAGCACCGTTCGACACAAAGAAAGGTTCCGCAAGGCCGGGCTGATGAAGAGCGGCTGACCGATGATATCATTGAACTGGCCGACAAATATGGCCGCTATGGTTATCGCATGGTGACGGGTTTGCTGAACAACGCTGGCTGGCATGTGAACCACAAGCGGGTCGAGCGCATCTGGCGACGTGAAGGGCTGAAGGTCCCACAAAAGCAGAGAAAGAAGGGGCGGCTTTGGCTGAACGATGGAGCGTGCGTGCGCCTCAAGCCTGAACGTGCGAACCATGTCTGGTCCTATGACTTCGTCCAGGATCGCACTGCTGACGGGCGGCCCTATCGGACACTGAACATCATCGATGAATACACAAAGGAGGCGCTGATGATCCGCGTCGATCGCAAACTCAACTCAACCGATGTGCTGGATGCATTGACAGACCTGTTCATCCTGCGCGGCCCTCCAGAATACATAAGATCCGACAATGGGCCGGAATTTATCGCCCTGAAAGTGCGGGACTGGATCGCTGCCGTTGGCGCCAAGACGGCTTACATCGAACCTGGATCACCCTGGGAAAATGGATACTGTGAAAGCTTCAACGCCCGGTTCCGCGACGAGCTGCTTAATGGCGAACTGTTCTACAGCTTAAAGGAGGCCCAAATCCTGATCAAGAAATGGTGCATTCACTACAACACAGTCAGGCCGCACAGTTCATTGGGCTATCGTCCGCCTGCACCGGAAAGCATCGTTCGGATGGACCAAAGGCCAATAATGCACTAA
- a CDS encoding TRAP transporter large permease subunit, with protein MDNITIGLYVSTGMLVMVLLGMRVAFAAGLAGFVGLVWLRWNGFDYDPAKFGKALQISVKVAGLTPHSKVSAQVLSLIPVFILIGYLAYYAKLTVALFEAAKRWIAWVPGGLAVSTVFATAGFAAVSGASVATAAVFARIAIPEMLKIGYNKQFAAGVVAAGGTLASLIPPSAILVIYAIIVEQDVGKLLLAGFIPGAFSAIIYATLIIGIAVSFKTVGPPVSGFTWRERFESLPPALPIVAVVVIIIFFVYNPFGEAWGTPTEGGAVGAFIVFVMALYRGMRWKQLGEALLETAKLTVMIFTIIWGVLIYVRFLGFAKLPDAFSDWITSLDMAPMLILICILLAYAVLGMFMDAIGMLLLTLPVVYPAVMALNGGEMVSAADSAFGMSGTMCAIWFGILVVKMAEFCLITPPIGLNCFVVAGVRDDLSVQDVFKGVMPFFLADAVTIALLVSFPSIVLWLPSLAS; from the coding sequence ATGGATAATATTACGATCGGCCTTTATGTCAGCACGGGCATGCTGGTTATGGTGCTGCTCGGGATGCGCGTGGCCTTCGCGGCAGGTCTGGCGGGGTTTGTTGGCTTGGTATGGCTACGGTGGAATGGGTTTGATTATGACCCTGCGAAGTTCGGAAAAGCCTTGCAAATCAGCGTGAAAGTGGCGGGATTGACGCCGCATTCCAAGGTAAGCGCGCAGGTTCTAAGCCTAATTCCGGTGTTTATATTGATCGGTTATCTGGCCTATTATGCAAAATTGACCGTGGCGTTGTTCGAAGCGGCCAAACGTTGGATTGCCTGGGTGCCCGGTGGCTTGGCGGTATCAACGGTGTTTGCAACTGCGGGCTTTGCGGCGGTGTCGGGCGCTTCGGTGGCCACGGCGGCGGTGTTTGCGCGGATCGCCATTCCGGAGATGTTGAAAATTGGCTATAATAAGCAGTTTGCGGCGGGTGTTGTGGCCGCTGGAGGAACGCTGGCCTCGTTGATCCCGCCCTCTGCCATTCTGGTGATCTATGCGATTATCGTTGAGCAAGATGTGGGCAAGCTGTTGCTTGCGGGCTTCATTCCGGGCGCTTTTTCGGCCATCATCTATGCCACTTTAATCATTGGAATCGCGGTGAGTTTTAAAACAGTAGGGCCGCCAGTATCCGGGTTCACCTGGCGCGAACGCTTCGAAAGCCTGCCGCCGGCGCTGCCGATTGTGGCCGTTGTGGTGATCATTATTTTCTTCGTTTACAACCCGTTTGGCGAAGCTTGGGGCACGCCGACGGAAGGCGGCGCGGTCGGTGCGTTTATCGTGTTTGTGATGGCGCTCTATCGGGGGATGCGCTGGAAGCAGCTGGGTGAAGCCTTGTTGGAAACCGCAAAGTTGACGGTGATGATTTTCACTATCATCTGGGGTGTTTTGATTTATGTGCGGTTTTTGGGCTTTGCCAAACTGCCTGATGCGTTTTCGGATTGGATTACATCGCTGGATATGGCGCCCATGTTAATTTTGATTTGCATCCTATTGGCCTATGCGGTGCTGGGCATGTTTATGGATGCGATTGGGATGTTATTGCTGACCTTGCCGGTCGTGTATCCGGCGGTGATGGCGCTGAATGGCGGGGAAATGGTCTCTGCCGCAGATAGCGCCTTTGGCATGTCTGGCACGATGTGCGCGATTTGGTTCGGAATTCTGGTGGTGAAAATGGCCGAGTTTTGCTTGATCACGCCACCCATCGGTTTGAATTGCTTTGTGGTGGCGGGTGTGCGTGATGATTTGAGCGTTCAAGACGTGTTCAAAGGGGTTATGCCTTTTTTCCTTGCGGATGCAGTGACGATTGCGCTTTTGGTCAGCTTTCCCTCGATCGTGCTTTGGCTTCCATCACTCGCTTCGTAG
- the kdsB gene encoding 3-deoxy-manno-octulosonate cytidylyltransferase, with translation MKTSIIIPARYASSRFPGKPLVQLQLPNGAQKSLIELSWQAARAVKGVEDVFIATDDRRIAEAVELFGAKVIMTSEQCANGTERCAEAVERAKLTSDLIVNLQGDAPLTPAWFVEKLIKAMQDDPTAEMATPVLRLDRLTHGHFLEDRRNGRVGGTTAVFDNNQHALYFSKEVLPFIDLSALPNAAPLPAFHHVGVYAYRPSALAEYLTWPQGPLEGLEGLEQLRFLENGRKVKCVEVDARGKVFWELNNPEDVARIESVIEG, from the coding sequence ATGAAAACCAGCATTATCATCCCCGCCCGCTATGCCAGCTCTCGTTTTCCTGGAAAGCCCCTGGTACAACTGCAACTGCCAAATGGCGCGCAAAAGTCGCTTATCGAGCTCAGTTGGCAGGCAGCCAGAGCTGTCAAGGGCGTTGAGGATGTGTTTATCGCCACGGATGATCGCCGCATCGCCGAGGCGGTAGAGCTGTTTGGGGCCAAGGTTATCATGACCTCAGAGCAATGCGCGAATGGCACCGAACGCTGCGCGGAAGCGGTGGAAAGGGCAAAGTTGACCTCAGACCTGATTGTCAACTTGCAAGGCGATGCGCCGCTCACCCCGGCTTGGTTTGTTGAAAAGCTCATCAAGGCGATGCAAGACGATCCGACCGCAGAAATGGCCACGCCGGTCTTGCGCCTTGATCGTCTGACGCATGGGCATTTCTTGGAAGACCGCCGCAACGGGCGGGTGGGCGGGACCACCGCGGTTTTCGACAACAACCAGCACGCGTTGTATTTTTCAAAAGAGGTGTTGCCCTTTATCGATCTCAGCGCGCTGCCCAATGCAGCCCCCCTGCCCGCCTTTCATCATGTGGGCGTTTACGCCTATCGGCCCAGCGCCTTGGCGGAGTATTTAACCTGGCCACAAGGTCCTTTAGAAGGTCTGGAAGGTTTGGAGCAGCTGCGCTTTTTGGAAAATGGGCGCAAGGTCAAATGCGTCGAAGTCGACGCACGCGGCAAAGTGTTTTGGGAATTAAACAACCCCGAAGACGTGGCGCGAATAGAAAGCGTGATAGAGGGTTGA
- the kdsA gene encoding 3-deoxy-8-phosphooctulonate synthase, with protein sequence MQDKIIKVGNIAIGGTNPFALITGPCQLENRNHAFMMAEKIAEACAKSGTQFIFKASYDKANRSSINTQRGLGIEEGLRILSDIRAAFGCPILTDVHEAAQCQTAAGVVDILQIPAFLCRQTDLLLAAGKTGRAINVKKGQFLAPWDMQNVADKIASTGNDRILLCDRGTSFGYNTLVSDFRGLPIMANTGYPVVFDATHSVQQPGGQGNTSGGQREFAPVLARAACAVGIAALFIETHQDPDTAPSDGPNMIPVDQMGDLIKELRGFDALRKSL encoded by the coding sequence ATGCAGGATAAAATCATAAAAGTAGGCAATATTGCCATTGGCGGCACCAACCCGTTCGCGCTGATCACAGGCCCCTGCCAGCTGGAAAACCGCAATCACGCCTTCATGATGGCCGAAAAAATTGCTGAGGCCTGTGCAAAAAGTGGTACCCAATTCATCTTCAAGGCGAGCTATGATAAAGCCAATAGATCTTCAATAAACACGCAGCGGGGCCTTGGAATTGAAGAAGGTTTGCGCATTCTGAGCGATATACGCGCGGCATTTGGCTGCCCCATTCTAACCGATGTGCATGAGGCAGCGCAGTGCCAAACAGCCGCCGGCGTGGTGGATATTTTGCAAATTCCCGCATTTTTATGCCGGCAAACCGATTTGCTTTTGGCGGCGGGAAAAACCGGCCGCGCAATCAACGTTAAAAAAGGCCAGTTTTTGGCGCCTTGGGATATGCAGAATGTGGCCGATAAAATCGCCAGCACCGGCAATGATCGAATTTTGCTCTGCGACCGGGGCACCTCCTTTGGCTATAACACTTTGGTCAGTGATTTTCGCGGCCTGCCGATTATGGCCAATACTGGTTATCCGGTGGTGTTTGACGCCACGCATTCGGTTCAACAACCGGGCGGGCAAGGCAATACATCAGGGGGTCAGCGCGAATTCGCGCCGGTTCTGGCCAGAGCCGCCTGCGCGGTTGGCATTGCTGCGCTGTTTATCGAAACCCATCAAGACCCGGACACCGCGCCAAGCGATGGCCCAAATATGATTCCTGTCGATCAAATGGGTGATTTGATCAAAGAACTGCGCGGGTTTGATGCGCTGCGCAAAAGCCTCTAG
- a CDS encoding KpsF/GutQ family sugar-phosphate isomerase — MPDPAASSILQHAQRVLDTEAAALAKLARHLPADFQAATEAMLACQGRVIVSGVGKSGHIGRKIAATFASTGTPSYFIHATEASHGDLGMIGPQDLCLLISNSGETAELKDMIAHTRRFSIPMAAISSNGASTLSKAATFKLTLPDAPEACPIGLAPTTSTTLALALGDALAVALMQQRNFRAENFQTFHPGGKLGAQMMRAGQLMHGPEKLPIVSAKSSMADTLLEMTSKGFGVAALIENDRLTGLISDGDLRRHMQGLMDKTAADIASPTPITIAEDDFAADGLRIMNTHKISVLIVVDNAGTACGILHIHDLLRAGVA; from the coding sequence ATGCCAGATCCCGCCGCGAGCAGTATCCTGCAACATGCGCAGCGCGTCTTAGACACCGAAGCCGCCGCCCTGGCCAAACTGGCGAGGCATTTACCAGCTGATTTTCAGGCCGCAACCGAAGCTATGCTGGCCTGCCAAGGGCGGGTGATCGTTTCAGGAGTTGGGAAATCTGGCCATATCGGGCGCAAAATTGCGGCCACATTTGCCAGCACCGGCACACCCTCCTATTTCATCCACGCAACCGAAGCCAGCCATGGTGATCTTGGGATGATTGGCCCGCAGGATCTCTGCCTGCTGATTTCCAATTCCGGCGAAACCGCCGAGCTGAAAGATATGATCGCGCATACGCGGCGGTTTTCAATTCCAATGGCCGCGATTTCCTCGAATGGTGCAAGCACGCTGAGCAAAGCTGCAACCTTCAAACTCACGCTTCCCGATGCGCCCGAGGCCTGCCCGATTGGCTTGGCCCCAACCACCTCAACAACTTTGGCATTGGCCTTGGGCGATGCCCTCGCGGTTGCCTTGATGCAGCAGCGCAACTTTCGCGCCGAAAACTTTCAAACCTTTCATCCCGGTGGCAAGCTGGGTGCCCAAATGATGCGCGCGGGCCAGTTGATGCATGGGCCGGAAAAACTGCCGATTGTCTCAGCCAAAAGCTCGATGGCGGACACCTTGCTGGAAATGACATCCAAGGGCTTTGGCGTGGCCGCTCTGATTGAAAATGATAGGCTCACCGGGTTGATATCAGATGGGGATTTGCGCCGTCATATGCAGGGCTTGATGGATAAAACCGCAGCTGACATTGCCAGCCCGACCCCGATCACTATCGCCGAAGATGATTTTGCAGCAGATGGGCTGCGAATAATGAACACGCATAAAATCTCGGTCCTTATCGTGGTGGATAACGCTGGAACAGCCTGTGGTATATTGCATATCCACGATTTATTGCGCGCGGGCGTGGCATGA
- a CDS encoding acyloxyacyl hydrolase, with protein MDGTFAVLTLLAGFADISLSDCKPNCYAESQVPQRISISAGQVYYQLDQVDTEVYLRKEPGRAYGPWRMVYGASATQRRDYWAGVGVLYEAALKTAPIFAQVHLMSGLYARGAGEDLGGPIEFRSGIEVGYDFGSAGRLAASYDHRSNAGIYATNFGLETVQLRYSWGL; from the coding sequence ATGGACGGAACTTTTGCAGTATTGACCTTGCTCGCTGGGTTTGCAGATATCTCACTATCGGACTGCAAGCCCAATTGTTATGCCGAGTCGCAAGTGCCGCAGCGGATCAGTATCTCTGCGGGCCAAGTCTATTATCAATTGGATCAAGTCGATACAGAAGTCTATCTTCGCAAAGAACCAGGGCGGGCCTACGGGCCATGGCGTATGGTCTATGGCGCCTCAGCAACGCAGAGACGTGATTATTGGGCCGGCGTGGGCGTACTCTACGAAGCAGCCCTTAAAACTGCGCCGATCTTTGCGCAGGTTCACCTCATGTCTGGGCTTTATGCACGCGGCGCAGGCGAGGATCTGGGCGGCCCTATTGAATTTCGTTCAGGGATCGAAGTTGGATATGATTTTGGATCAGCAGGCCGGCTTGCAGCGAGCTATGATCACCGCTCGAACGCGGGAATCTACGCAACCAATTTCGGTTTAGAAACTGTACAGCTGCGATATTCTTGGGGTCTTTAA